In Onychostoma macrolepis isolate SWU-2019 chromosome 04, ASM1243209v1, whole genome shotgun sequence, one DNA window encodes the following:
- the LOC131538608 gene encoding gastrula zinc finger protein XlCGF8.2DB-like, with protein sequence MAFIKEENEDMRIEEVLVKQEETDEQIDLMPLKEESQELNEMKEEYHDFITGKKSTKTKNASSQKIAQKKSYEFCTCHQCGKSFSQKQNLKIHMRIHTGEKPYTCHRCGKSFSQKGNLKSHLRIHTGEKRFTCQQCGNSFTQKGNLKKHMGIHTGEKPFTCDQCGKSFTHKDILNSHMRIHSREDCFKCQQCGRSFAHKVSFKTHMRVHTGEKPYTCSQCGKSFRYKLSLDSHMRIHTGETPYTCKLCGKSFSRKGSLKTHMDIHTGEKPFTCDQCGKCFRRKVTLNEHVKIHFRR encoded by the coding sequence ACCTGATGCCACTGAAAGAAGAGAGTCAAGAActgaatgaaatgaaagaaGAATATCATGATTTTATAACTGGGAAAAAATCCACAAAGACCAAAAATGCGTCCTCTCAAAAAATAGCCCAGAAGAAATCTTACGAGTTTTGCACCTgccatcagtgtggaaagagtttcagtcaaaaacaaaaccttaaaatccacatgagaattcacacgggagagaaaccttacaccTGCCATcgatgtggaaagagtttcagtcaAAAAGGGAACCTTAAAAGCCActtgagaattcacactggagagaagcgtttcacctgccaacagtgtggaaacaGTTTCACTCAAAAAGGGAACCTTAAAAAACACATGGGTAtacacactggagagaagcctttcacatgtgatcagtgtggaaagagttttacacatAAAGACATCCTTAATTCCCACATGAGGATTCACTCAAGAGAggattgttttaaatgtcagcAGTGTGGAAGAAGTTTCGCTCATAAAGTAAGCTTCAAGactcacatgagagttcacactggagaaaagccttacacatgctctcagtgtggaaagagtttcagataTAAACTATCCCTCGATtcccacatgagaattcacaccggAGAAACCCCTTACACCTGCAAACTGTGTGGGAAGAGCTTCTCACGAAAAGGATCTCTTAAGACTCACATGGAcattcacaccggagagaagccattcacgtgtgatcagtgtggaaagtgttTCAGACGTAAAGTAACCCTTAATGAACACGTGAAGATTCACTTTAGGAGATAA